The DNA window TTACAGCAGACCCCGTAGGTGCAGCGTTTCTAAAGATCGGCAGCAGCGCACGTGCCGTAGGGATGGGTTCGGCGTATACGGCGGTGAGTAATGATGTTACCGGCATGATGTGTAACCCAGGCGGGGTGGCGAAGATTACAAAACCCGAAGTCGCCCTGATGCACACACAGTG is part of the Elusimicrobiota bacterium genome and encodes:
- a CDS encoding UPF0164 family protein, translated to MKNIIIAVLAVLTSVSYGVTADPVGAAFLKIGSSARAVGMGSAYTAVSNDVTGMMCNPGGVAKITKPEVALMHTQ